CATTAAATGTCAgttgtaaataaaatgaaatgttttACTAAAATAGttctcatattatttttggtGGTGTAAGCTATTCATATTATCCACCTCTTATTTGGAATGATTTTTAGGTGGGTGTAATCAAATGGCTTTCTATAATTAAGACAAAACATTTAATGAAGAGATACCGCTACTTCTAGAATTGTTTCAAAGACACAAATCAGAGCTTAAATCTTTATGAGATTGAATATTGTCATTGATTAGTGAAATGGGTAGCTTAGGAGAGTATAAAAGTTAAGGGGGATAAAATAGTGCAAAAGATAGGGGTCCTCAAGTTGTCTTTCTTGGGTTCATAAATTTCGAACTgtagaaggggaaaaaaaaaaaaaaaaaggatggcaTATAGAGCATGTAGGTGAGAATTCGGGGCAGTGCTAAAATAGGTAGTGGAAGCTTTTAACACAAAGTGAAAGAGTAAAAATAGAGGGAgattaaaaccaaaaacaaagagagattaaaaaaaaaaaacgatgtTGGTCTAAAAAATGAGGTTGGTTTAAGTATTTGGTTTGGGTCTTATCTTGTGATAGTTTCATTTATAATGGAACTACATAAGGCAGGAATCTTCAAATAGTCTTAGAAAAATGCTCTTCATGTTTCTTGTATGAACTTAACAACCAAGAATACACTATAAATAGATGACAGCAAAATCAATGCaccccaaaacataaaatattagaTCCTTTTTTATTGTGTGTATTTGCACACGAGTGTTTGTgttcattcattaaaaaaaaaagttcttggTAATTCAATGATGTCGATACCTGTCACCATTTTAATTACTGTTTTACCCACCCGTTGCTCACAAGTTACTTGTTAATTTGCATGTTTTAAAGTTGGATTGCTTATTCAAGAATGTCTAACtctcaattataaataaaatgaaaaaggctatgctaaaatatattttatattatcttttggtAGTGTAGGTTGTTCATATTTTCTACCGGTTGATTATGAATTATTGCAAGTACAAAAGCTAGATTGTTTCTTCAAGTATGTCCAACGAATAAAATTTCCACATTCTATTCCAAATACTAATCTCTAATAATACACAATTAATTCCATCACCAAAACCTCCAATCACCATAAATCCTACAATATATTGATCATACATATATAATTCAGTTTAAGTAGTAATGCATAGAAAAACATTAATAAttaatcatatataataataacactatcaaaaacaaatttatcacgcgcaacgcgcAGATCTGTGACTagtgttgtttaaaatgtgaaaatatgagTTTAAGATTGATAACCAAATAGGCCCTTAGTCACTAGCACCCTTGCACCTTATCTTGTATTTGACCAAGCTACTGTCAACTTTGTACTTTTTATTTGATGCTTACTCGCTCTCACCAATGCCTTTCCTTCCGTAGTCCAAGCGAAAGGGAGCTTCTAGATTTATACGGATTTTCTCACTCCACTTGTGGCTCATTCCAAAGTCAAGTGGAACAGAGAAAACTTAATGGTTAAGGTGGATTCATGATTGGCCGCCACAAGAGAATAGAGACCGTAAAAGTGGCTCCATGTGACTGAAAATGAGAGATATTATGTTTTCAatatatttacaatactttcgcgacaaattttaaataacatgttattGGCTATTATTAGTTGCCAAAAAAGTAATTCCAATAATGAATTCAAAATGTGATGAAAATGTTGCAAACGTATCTTTAAAAAAACCATATGAATGAGGTACTGGATAGTAATGCTGCAGTCTTTGCTAAGACAGCAACGATTGAGAGGTATGCTGATTGATCATGAAATACTGGCTGGGTGCATTCTTTTGAACGCAACCATGAATCCAAATTATACTTCAAAAATGACGGCCTTCTAGAACAGAGAATGTGTATCTTCTTCAGTCTTGGAGTTCATTGTTTTCAACACTTGTTAAAGATACTTGGTCTATAACCGTTTCAATTAAGCACATGTAATTATCAGATTAGATGATCCACTTTTATACtctttataaataattataagaacaaagtttagttataaaattggttataacctaaggttataattttctttaataatattaacattactatatattttgaaaatctaattgttgaattgtatgttcgTTACACTTTTAAttcacatgtcaaattttatgtcaattggatattatttactatataatctataagcttatacataattttaaataacaaaaacttgcaatttaaacaatttattgataatacagttgttgatctttaattttctagaaattttgctagcatggaagatataagaaaaaaaatgtaacgaataatgaatttgttaaaattcacttttaataaaaagatattgaataaggttgtaacGTTAagttataaccaattttgtagctaaactttgtcctaaaCATAATAAATAGGTTATGCTTTGTTGCTTTAAGCTTATAAATCAACCATTCTAAGATTCTAttcattttccttcaatttatcatatatatatgactCAAAATCAATATTATACAAATTGCTATGAAGCTGAGAGCCTCTTCATAAATTTTTGAGAAgtatttttaagtaaattacGTATTTAGTCCCTAACATTTATTCTACGTGTCAATTTGATCATTAACCTTTTAAATGTGTCTATTTAGTCTCTAACTTTTTTGGCATTGTGTCAAAATGATCCCTACTGTTAAGTGATTGATGAAAATTGTTGATGTGACTAATggacaaaaaattatattatttcatGCCACATAAACTGCCACGTTGGCatagtattaaaaattttaattcaattgttaattttttaaggtTATGATTTTTTAAGGTTATGCTTAGAAAATTATGTTTCACACCTCATTGAGATTCCTTATGTCCACCTCACCCCCACCAGATAAATTGAGCATATGCTAtctaaaggaaagaaaattgaTACAtagaattgaaaattaaattaacctaaataaatattaataacaatTCCTATTGTAAATGTCATtcaaaatctaatataaatgtaaattttagtttgttttttCATACCTACTTTTGTTTACTCAATTGGaagatttgaaaaatatacctcAACACGAGTTTAGAatttgaatcaaaatcattattttgaTTAGGTTCTCCATAATCTCAATGAACTactaatatatatttcattattattaaaataaagaaaacaaaaataattacttCATAGTTAATgacaatcaaattaagaaactaatctctctctttttttttagaaacttatCTAAATATGTAGGAGTTATACATGTaagttgatttttaaaataaataaaaaataaattaattaacataAAAGTGTTAAGAATATAGTAATAAATCTGCAAAGTTGTATCCTCACTAACTTGAATATTCTTAAAAGTTATGCAgaattcaatatttttctttctctattattttagttaaaatttgggtatataacaaaaatatagaGTATTTAGTGTGATTTAGGAAGAGAAAAAAGTTAGAagatagaagagaaaaaagattaGTGGAAGTTAGGGTTTTAGTGCGATTTAGGACATAAGTatgttttttataattattattataattatgtgAGACTGATGCCTttagaacatttattattaaattatttttaaaaagttttaatattacttttataggaaatataaaaagattgtcaaagaaatcaattaattttttttcctaaaaagttttaaaaaatattttctaaaccaagACCACATGATCAAAACAACTAATCATTTGGAGATAAAAGGGCTTTAAAGTCAATAGTCAATGCTTTGAGTAGGATTTGGAATCACTGTATGGGATATTTTTTGGACAAGTATATTTCAAACTTGTCCTCCTTCTAGAACAGTAATTATTGTTGATAGTGAGAAGTGTAAGCTGATTAGCTTGGCTGCCAAGAAAATGAGTTTATATGGACTAGTAATCTACTATAAATGAAAAATCAGAACGCACTCAAGATATCCTgccaaaaaatttgaatttacatTGTGTCTCGAGAACTCCTGACAGCCTGCCCTTTCTTAACATTTCTGTTGCCGGATTCCGGCAAGCTTTGCCGGAATTCTTTTCTTAGAAGTTTTAAGACTTCAACAGGTTTGGTGTTATTGCTCCTTTTACTCCCAATTTAACACTCACAAGTAAGTGGTCGAAACTGTTCTTATAagaactttttcatttttcatttttctttttttggaaccAGAACGTTAAGTTATGTCTCTTATAATTATGTGTTTCTTTAGATTATTATGTTGTTTTGCTGTTGTTGAACCGTCCAAAGTCATGCATACATAGATAATCAATGCAACTCCTATTgattattttgctttttttttttcctttttttcttttctttctctctcactcttttagAGACTTGCATTAATTCAATGGCTAGCCTGTGGTCAAGGAACACTGAGGTAAAAAATGAGTCTAACGAAACTATGGTGGTGAAAGTGACCCGGGATCCTGGCAATTTTAAAGTAAAAGAATTTAGAATCCCAGCTGGTGATCACATATATATGTGCTACAACGATTTTGGCATTGAACATAATCCAGATCGTCCTGTCAATGTTAGAGTTTATGTGGGAGATGAACATAAGTTAGATGTAAGAGCATCCAGAATAAGGGACAGTGGGAAAATTCTATTGGGCTACGAGAATGGCAGGGTCACCCCCACTTTTATTGACATATTTATGGTTGCCAGGATCGGGTACTTTTGTAGACTACAGCCTCTGAATTTGATTATTgtgtgcttttattttttttaataaaaaaagttcattGCTTACTTGCTTTATTATGGTTTCACAGATTAATTATCAAGATGAAAGGCGCAACAAAGAAGATTAAAAAGTTATTGGGGAAACAGATGGAGAAGAGGTAGAAGAAATAGTGAAAGGGTAACAGATGGGAAAGTTTAGGACATTGGAGAAACTTTGAATGTAAATATAATTTGGTCATATAGCCCCCTTCTGTCCAGTCTGCCCTGTTGTAGATAGAATGTGTTGTGGACCTGTGGTGTACAGATATAGAATGTTCATTGACTTCTATATTTATTGCGATTACTTGGACTTGTGTGTTTGGCatggattatttttgtcaacttattttgctattcagcttatttttactattatttatgggacttattgtatattttggtactattcatgagttttattgtactatttcagctaatttttatctttatttataatatttttaataaaaaattttcagttttagtatAAGCGGATCTCAAACGGATACTTAGAAgtgattttatttatattttcccAACACTTAAATGAGTTGCATCAATAAGGAGGTCTTGTTGTAGATTGTAAAATAGCACAAAAGAACCTATATTCACCTTGGATGTAGGCCACAATACCATGGCACCCGAAGGAAGTTGGGAGGAGTTTCTCTCTTGCAATGTTCGCGTCCTTATGTACCCAAATAAGCGCATTACAAAGGTGTAGCATGTGAACAAGAAGCCATACGATTTTTGTGTATTATGAGATCGGATGATGCACTTTACACAGGTTGCAAGACAAGTAAGATGGGTGTGAGAATGAATATTGTTGGACAAAATAGAGCTAGAAGTCAACATTTCAAGGAGGATTAGAGTGCCTGATTATGTGTTAAACTTGAACCAGAGTATTACATATGTACTTCCTaaaatctcatatatatatatatatatatatatggatccACAGAAACTTCATAAATttcatagaaatttttttctacgAATTTGTGATTGTGGAACATATCTTTTAGGTCTAACTTAGCATGCTTCTGAACAAATCAACACCGTTCTCAATAGTGTTTTTTTGGCATTTCCTCTAGTGCACTAGCATAAGGTGGCATAGACAAAATGTAGCTAAAGTACCATTCAATAGATTGCATCAACCATGACAAAATGTTCCAGACTTATTTGGCTCGAAAAAATCAGCCTTGAATGACAAGTACTAATAATATCCAGAACAAAGGAATAGCCAAAAAAGTATGAGGCAGCAATTATAATCCTGATCAAACTATTGTATCCAAAAAGTGTTATTGATTGGCAGTTCGCCTCGATTGGACTCTCCCCAATTTTAATGTCCCCAACTAAAAGTAAGAGATCTGGACTTGTGATCATAGACTTTTCAAAAAGCCCCGATGATTAACCACCAAAGTTTCTGTCCTTACCAGAAAAAGtgaaatataaatgaaaattctCTCTACTGGTCTCTACTTCGTAGAAAAGATGAATTGTGACAGTGAGAAAGAGACAAAAAGGTCAACAATGAGTTTAAGGTTGGATTAAGTCTATTATCTTCCTTTTAAGACTGTATACTACATGAATAATTAAATCATTCATCTTCCAGAGGATCATGCAATGCGTGCAACTCAAAATATTGTTAATACCATAATAACAATATTTAATtagtagaaacaaaaataaatgagGTATCTATACCAGATATAAGCATGAACATCATTAGTAATTTATTTAGTGTAGTGCTGTAGCCCCATGGTTCCCAACAAGGCAGGCAGGCACAACTGGATAGAGGAGCTTTGCCTTTTGTTGTAACAGAAGAGACGGTGTGGATGTCACTGTTGCATATAATATTGATCATTGTCCAATTCAATATGTGTTATCTTCTGCAAAGATGCTCCTGTGACTTTAGAAgcttaaaataattgatattgaGTTGGGAAGCTGACATGATGGAGACACTGCATAAACAATGCTGAGAGAGTGTCTAGATCCAGATCAAAATCATGTCACAATTCATtgacatataaaaataatgagaTTCCTTTTGTCCACCTCACCCCCACCATATATATTGAGAAGATGTTAACTAAAGCAAAGCAAATTGATACACAGAATTTTAAATTCAACTGCAAGACGTCTTTCTTGTTTTAGGAAAACATGGCTGCCTCTCCTGTCAACCAAACCTCCCTTCATCATTTTCGCTCCAAAAGTTTTCCCACAAGGGCACACCCGCTCATTTCAGAATTCAATGAACAATTGAGCAGAGTGAGAGGTTCTGAAACAACCTcttcatcatcaacatcattaAGCCAGAAACTCATTGGCCTTCAAGATTTGCATGACTCTGTTGAAAACTTGCTGTTGTTGCCATGCACTCAAGCCTTAGCTCAAGAGCAGCATCAGAAATGGTTTAATGAGCTATTGGATGGATCTCTCAGGCTCTTGGATGTGTGTGGTATTGCAAGGGATGCATTGTTGCAAACAAAGGAATGTGCACGTGAACTTCAATCAACCCTGCGCAGAAGACATGGCAATAAAATGGAGCTTGCGAGGGAGGTTGAAAAATACTTGGCCTCAAGGAAGGTTGTGAAAAAGGCAATGCAGAAGGCCTTAAAGGGCATGCAAACTAAGTTGAActgtaagaaaaatgaagatcTAGCCATGGTGAGCTTGTTAAAAGAGCTAGAAGCTGTAACTTTCCTGGTCTTTGAATCACTATTGACCTTTATAGCTGGACCAAAGTTGCAATCCAAATCAAATGGTTGGTTTGTGGTTTCCAAGCTGGTGCACCAGAAAAAGGTAGTCTGTGAGGATGAAGAAACAGATGCAAATGAATTTGACAAGGCAGATGCAGCATTACAATCTCTCAATAGTCACAAGACAAGCAAATCTGATTACTCCATTCTTGTTCAAAATGTGCAGAACTGGATGGGGAAGTTGGAGTCAAGCATTGAAGATGTTGAAGAGGTGCTTGAATGTCTTTCTAGGCATCTAGTCAAAACCCAAGTTTCCTTTCTCAACATCCTCAACCACTAGCCCTAAAATCATTATGGGCATGAATTTTGTCTGTAAATTTTTACATGATAGACCTTCTCTTTTTGTACACATTAATGAATGAAATACAGATATATTGTGTCTTCTACATCTATCTCAATTCACTCTCATTAAGAAATAATTGAGTATTCATTCCTAGCACAAGTGTAACGACTCCACCCTacctgtgtagatattgtccgctttggggtaTCATACCCTTCACggttttgttcttcctcaaAGCACACAGTAGTGGGGGAAAAagcctctacacattgaagggaggtcattccttataaacacattcccaTGTGTTTTcttaggcgatgtgggattctatggaatgcaagacccccctttttgggtcactacaacaAGAATggttcaattttaataaattctagAATATTGGATCTCACAAAATACCACGTAAAAGTTTAAGTCTCAATACCTCTGTACAAAATTTggtaataaaaatatagtaaatGATCATCTCACTTGTTGAATCCATTGGACCTTGTGAAATATATAATAGGAGGTGGTTTGAGTCACTGAAATTTAAATTTGGTGCCTCAAAATGTTTTAACATTCTAAACTACGGGTTCCCTTGATATACACTGTGCATTAAGAGGATGCAGGGCTTGAATCTGGTTGAGGACCAAGCTCCTCCACTTAGAGAGCTGGAACAGAAaatcagaaaagaaaaacaaaaacaagagaTATAAATGTTCTGACTGTTTcaaataatttgattaattcaCATTTAAAATCATTGACACTCACATGGTTTACTTGAATGTTGTATGCTTAAGCAATTAATAATCCTGACTGTCTCCCTTTGAGAGACAACCCATGTTATTAATGAATCAGCCTATAAAATTTTCTACATTATGAACAGAAATGGAGAAGTCTCTTATGCAGATCTTGCCTGTCTACGGCACAACAATCACATAGTAAGTCAATAATATCATTAAGAAACGAACTATCATATACAGGTGTATGTGATTTAACTTATAAAATCACACGAGTACTTCCCTTCATGGCATAAAAGTTTGATCattgatatataaaatattcaacATACGTGTGGTAACAGCACCATGTTCTCAAATAAGAAATAAGCATTAGCCATTCTAACAATAGCTCAGCTTGAGTTTCTAGGAGACAAGATGGTTATGTCACTCGTGCACACATGTATTATAAAATTACTATAACTGTGTAATATGTGTTACATTAATTACAATCAGGTTGTCTTGTCTGCTATATCCATTAAATTCTCATTTGAAATTCATAGATTTTTAAATTCTAGTTATGTTAATTATTTACCGTAATTGCAAACATATGTATATGCATTTCTTTCTAAATTCATATGTTACTTATATTGTAAGAAATATATGAATCCTTATGGTTTCCAGCAGCAatgattaataatttgcatagTACTACTGAATAAAGAAAGGTAGGACCATCATATTGGTGGTTAGTACAGTAGAAGGGAACATGGTGAAAGGCTTTTCTTGATGTGAAACCCACCTTCCTTCCAAGTATGTTTCCTTTTATTGTACTTGACCAAGTTTTCAATCCGTGAGAGATTATCAATTTATGAGAACAAGTGACAATGCAGTCTTGTCTATCATAAATGGATACACCAGCAAACAAATGGGGCATT
This genomic stretch from Quercus robur chromosome 4, dhQueRobu3.1, whole genome shotgun sequence harbors:
- the LOC126721344 gene encoding uncharacterized protein LOC126721344; this encodes MAASPVNQTSLHHFRSKSFPTRAHPLISEFNEQLSRVRGSETTSSSSTSLSQKLIGLQDLHDSVENLLLLPCTQALAQEQHQKWFNELLDGSLRLLDVCGIARDALLQTKECARELQSTLRRRHGNKMELAREVEKYLASRKVVKKAMQKALKGMQTKLNCKKNEDLAMVSLLKELEAVTFLVFESLLTFIAGPKLQSKSNGWFVVSKLVHQKKVVCEDEETDANEFDKADAALQSLNSHKTSKSDYSILVQNVQNWMGKLESSIEDVEEVLECLSRHLVKTQVSFLNILNH